The proteins below come from a single Leptospiraceae bacterium genomic window:
- a CDS encoding cbb3-type cytochrome c oxidase subunit I encodes MRFKSQKIAFYFFAVCMLLLTLQIVYGFIMGFARIGYDVLHDFYIPFNVARATHTNLLVVWLLTGFMGAAYYIIPEESNSELFSVKLAWIQLASWVIVGVIAIIGFHFQWWEGRKFLEIPRPLDFLVVVNVLTFLFNIGMTIWNGKKNSTTQLVLFFGLFAAALLYLPGMIYFDNHTMDSYFRWWVVHLWVEGVWELIMGGILSFLLIKLTGVDREVIEKWLYVVVGLTFLSGILGTGHHYYWIGTPKYWLMIGGVFSALEPLAFLGMAAWALRMYNKKGKDHPNKIALYWTLGSAVMSFVGAGFLGFAHTWPAVNKWTHGTLITAMHGHLAFWGAYGMLVLAVITYAMPNLTGRKFYNEMSGHIAFWTANIGMIGMTGALAVAGITQVYLERKLGMDFLAVQKEVEVHFIGMLLAATVFTFGISLFIYGFIKHGLPKDEAILSEGAE; translated from the coding sequence ATGAGGTTTAAATCACAAAAAATAGCCTTTTACTTTTTTGCTGTATGTATGTTACTTTTAACATTGCAGATTGTATATGGTTTTATCATGGGTTTTGCCCGAATCGGGTACGATGTTCTACACGATTTTTACATTCCCTTTAACGTAGCAAGAGCGACGCATACCAACTTATTGGTCGTTTGGTTACTCACTGGATTTATGGGAGCGGCTTATTACATTATACCAGAGGAATCTAACTCGGAGCTTTTTAGCGTAAAACTTGCTTGGATTCAATTGGCTTCATGGGTTATAGTGGGGGTAATCGCTATTATAGGTTTTCATTTTCAATGGTGGGAAGGAAGAAAGTTTTTAGAAATCCCTAGACCACTCGATTTCTTGGTAGTAGTGAATGTATTAACATTTCTATTTAATATTGGAATGACAATTTGGAATGGGAAAAAGAATAGCACGACTCAGTTAGTTTTATTCTTTGGACTATTTGCAGCGGCATTACTGTATTTGCCGGGGATGATTTACTTTGATAATCACACCATGGATTCTTATTTTCGCTGGTGGGTAGTTCATCTTTGGGTAGAAGGCGTTTGGGAATTAATCATGGGCGGGATTTTATCTTTCTTACTGATTAAACTCACTGGAGTAGATAGAGAAGTAATTGAAAAATGGCTGTATGTAGTCGTGGGACTAACGTTCCTTTCTGGAATTTTAGGAACGGGTCATCATTACTATTGGATCGGAACACCAAAATATTGGCTTATGATTGGTGGAGTTTTTTCTGCTTTAGAGCCTTTAGCCTTTTTAGGAATGGCAGCTTGGGCTCTTAGGATGTATAATAAAAAAGGAAAAGATCACCCGAATAAAATTGCCCTTTACTGGACGTTAGGCAGTGCCGTAATGTCTTTTGTCGGTGCCGGTTTCTTGGGATTTGCCCATACTTGGCCTGCTGTAAATAAATGGACACATGGAACACTAATTACTGCTATGCACGGTCATCTTGCATTTTGGGGAGCTTACGGCATGTTGGTATTAGCCGTTATCACTTACGCAATGCCAAATCTCACTGGAAGAAAATTCTATAACGAGATGAGTGGACATATTGCATTTTGGACTGCAAATATAGGAATGATTGGAATGACAGGAGCACTTGCGGTTGCGGGGATAACACAAGTTTACCTAGAACGGAAACTCGGAATGGATTTTCTTGCTGTTCAAAAAGAAGTAGAAGTTCATTTCATAGGAATGTTACTTGCGGCAACTGTGTTTACCTTTGGGATTAGTTTATTTATCTATGGGTTTATCAAACATGGACTTCCAAAAGACGAAGCTATCCTTTCCGAAGGAGCAGAATAA
- a CDS encoding c-type cytochrome, protein MLSKSQARAFFLGGTLLFAAIFIGLTIDTILQNDKRTNSHNLTDSVKRGKEIWEKNNCMGCHTLLGEGAYYAPDLTKVVERRGEEWIKIFINDPQAMFPGERKMVKYNFTEEEKKDIIAFLKWVGEIDSNGWPPKPNIEIKSSSVATTTSTTNPSQPMPQKVTQICLACHAISGKGGNVGPALDKVGTKYDIGYLTKWLKDPQAVKPGTAMPKLPLAESELTEIVQFLSSLK, encoded by the coding sequence ATGCTTTCTAAATCACAAGCGAGAGCTTTTTTTCTAGGAGGAACACTTTTGTTTGCCGCTATTTTTATTGGGCTAACAATTGACACCATCCTACAAAATGACAAACGAACAAACTCTCATAATTTAACTGACTCCGTAAAACGGGGAAAGGAAATTTGGGAAAAAAATAATTGTATGGGCTGCCATACACTCCTCGGGGAAGGAGCCTATTATGCGCCCGATCTGACGAAAGTAGTAGAGCGTCGGGGCGAAGAATGGATTAAAATATTCATCAACGATCCACAGGCAATGTTTCCTGGAGAGCGGAAAATGGTGAAGTATAATTTCACAGAAGAAGAGAAAAAGGATATCATCGCATTTTTAAAATGGGTCGGTGAAATTGATTCTAATGGTTGGCCTCCAAAACCAAACATTGAAATTAAATCCTCTTCTGTTGCAACTACTACATCTACTACAAACCCATCCCAACCAATGCCACAAAAGGTAACACAGATTTGCCTCGCTTGCCATGCTATTAGCGGTAAAGGTGGGAATGTAGGACCGGCGTTAGATAAAGTGGGAACAAAGTATGATATTGGTTATTTGACAAAATGGTTGAAAGATCCACAGGCTGTAAAACCAGGAACGGCTATGCCTAAGTTGCCGCTCGCAGAATCAGAGCTTACAGAAATTGTACAATTTCTTTCGAGCTTAAAATGA
- a CDS encoding acyl-[acyl-carrier-protein] thioesterase has translation MKNSIFIRAHFFDLDWNRHVTSRVYEKFSQEGRVKLLAENGYNLQKCMEDGLILIPESTQVRFLAQQFSGSNLKINTEATAFKDCKILWDHKIYGEDEKLACELKILTKGQNKNLEPFSFLDSNESIPKDVIIEIKPFSNSCLRLTNDYPILFSDMNCFWSYSPDAVWKVFEEGRWLFFSKIIDLNRIKDMDTTSFFMGGKIQFFRLPIAGEKAKLHTWIDKVEKIRFYIRQDLVGEDGNLIASMKDEQLFVALSTSRPRKAPEDFVKIVGEYVEYVHRG, from the coding sequence ATGAAAAATTCTATTTTTATAAGAGCTCATTTTTTTGATTTAGACTGGAATAGGCATGTTACAAGCAGAGTTTACGAAAAATTCAGCCAAGAAGGCAGAGTCAAACTCCTAGCAGAAAACGGTTATAACCTGCAAAAATGTATGGAAGATGGTTTGATTCTAATACCCGAATCCACGCAAGTTCGTTTTTTAGCCCAACAATTTTCTGGTTCAAACCTAAAAATCAATACAGAAGCGACAGCCTTTAAGGATTGTAAAATTCTTTGGGATCATAAAATTTATGGGGAAGATGAAAAATTAGCTTGCGAATTAAAAATTCTAACCAAAGGACAAAACAAAAACCTAGAACCATTTTCATTTTTGGATTCAAATGAATCTATACCAAAGGATGTAATCATAGAGATAAAACCTTTTTCAAATTCTTGCCTGAGGCTAACGAACGATTACCCTATTTTATTTAGCGATATGAATTGTTTTTGGAGTTATTCGCCTGACGCAGTGTGGAAAGTTTTCGAAGAAGGAAGATGGCTTTTTTTTAGTAAGATCATAGATCTGAACCGAATTAAAGACATGGATACTACATCTTTTTTTATGGGTGGGAAAATTCAATTTTTTCGATTGCCAATTGCCGGCGAGAAGGCAAAACTTCACACTTGGATTGATAAAGTAGAAAAAATTCGTTTTTATATCAGACAGGATTTAGTTGGAGAAGATGGAAATTTAATCGCATCAATGAAAGACGAACAACTGTTTGTCGCACTTTCAACTTCTCGTCCAAGAAAGGCACCGGAGGATTTCGTAAAGATTGTGGGGGAATATGTAGAATATGTACATCGCGGGTAA
- a CDS encoding HDOD domain-containing protein, with protein sequence MDTALGINLSNSTSYKVLIADDSAPHRMLLKRFLQASQFEVLSDVANGEAIIDFLKYDRVVPDIIFLDYQMTPKNAVETIREIRPTYPDMKIVVVTGNMNKEVIAELIKLKINSYILKPISKQVLDEKLIQMLGRKDLDLNSKVIKKKPVKLEDLGIPPLPGIAHKVLLFEGDSVSGSSELEQIILPDKSICADILRIANSAFYARSKKVQTIKDAITLLGLKTVKNIVMLQSKKYVARNIVYSDIFKKHLLQLPVLTALVALDLCNPLGLKSIRDELFLSAMMCKIGMTILALHNSKIYTEILNKLESAPNNLSQLEKEEFELSHVDVGVYIFKIWQMPLVFIKIMKNQNFTQTEFTTVDDFDRILRLADILAKRMVQVPLLETEMELAKQIINHYKAPIETLDVFGPDYYEGIQSHPFFDAL encoded by the coding sequence ATGGATACAGCTTTAGGAATAAATCTTTCGAATAGTACAAGTTACAAGGTTTTAATTGCAGATGACTCTGCCCCTCATAGGATGTTACTCAAAAGATTTTTACAGGCCTCTCAATTTGAAGTTTTAAGTGACGTCGCAAATGGTGAAGCTATCATAGATTTTTTAAAATACGATAGAGTAGTTCCTGATATCATTTTTTTAGATTACCAGATGACTCCGAAAAATGCAGTGGAAACTATTCGAGAAATTCGACCCACGTATCCAGATATGAAAATTGTAGTTGTAACGGGTAATATGAATAAGGAAGTGATTGCAGAGTTAATCAAATTAAAGATTAATTCCTATATTTTAAAACCTATTAGCAAACAAGTTTTAGATGAAAAATTAATCCAAATGCTTGGAAGAAAAGATTTAGATCTGAATTCAAAAGTTATAAAAAAGAAACCTGTAAAGTTAGAAGATTTAGGTATACCGCCCTTACCCGGCATAGCGCATAAGGTTCTGCTATTTGAAGGGGATTCTGTTAGCGGTAGCTCTGAATTAGAGCAAATTATATTGCCTGATAAGTCGATTTGTGCAGATATACTTAGGATCGCTAATTCAGCTTTTTATGCTAGATCTAAAAAAGTGCAAACCATTAAAGACGCTATTACTCTTCTTGGACTTAAAACTGTAAAAAATATAGTAATGCTTCAGTCCAAAAAATATGTTGCGCGTAATATTGTTTATTCGGATATTTTTAAAAAACACCTATTACAATTACCAGTTTTGACTGCGTTAGTTGCACTTGATTTATGTAATCCACTAGGATTAAAGTCTATCAGAGACGAATTGTTCTTATCCGCTATGATGTGTAAGATAGGAATGACTATTCTTGCCCTGCACAATTCAAAGATATATACTGAAATTCTAAACAAACTTGAATCGGCTCCAAATAATCTTTCTCAATTAGAAAAAGAAGAGTTTGAACTTAGTCATGTAGATGTTGGTGTTTATATATTTAAGATTTGGCAAATGCCTCTTGTGTTTATAAAAATTATGAAAAACCAGAATTTTACACAAACTGAATTTACCACAGTAGATGATTTTGATCGTATATTGCGACTTGCCGATATTCTCGCAAAACGAATGGTTCAAGTTCCATTGTTAGAAACTGAAATGGAATTAGCAAAACAAATAATCAATCATTACAAAGCACCTATTGAGACGTTAGATGTTTTTGGCCCTGATTATTATGAAGGAATTCAATCACATCCGTTTTTTGATGCACTGTAA
- a CDS encoding MBL fold metallo-hydrolase, with protein sequence MKSFLYLLILFLFSCTLFFTTVKPNFIPAPQNIKNPNNIEFYWIGHATVLIHLYDKWIITDPNFSSHIGIIMKRFIEPGIDLKSLQKMDVILISHNHFDHLDQPSLHKLKGSKHLFAPEGGITYIPENLFENVHAVNNMKSFEIDGMKITAVPAKHFGGRWLIDNLWDGEPYTGYIIEYKDVTVFFGGDTGYDDSIFKLLGKAFTVDIALIPVGPTSWITSRGMGSGVHVNPVGAVQIFKDLNAKYMIPIHHSTFYRRGGDEMDRIKNAIEKSNQKDSIKLLRIGEKIEFKKENKIFQEIIKLESID encoded by the coding sequence ATGAAGTCATTTCTCTATTTACTTATACTATTTTTATTTTCTTGTACATTATTTTTCACAACTGTTAAACCCAATTTTATCCCAGCACCTCAGAATATAAAAAATCCAAATAATATAGAGTTTTATTGGATTGGTCATGCGACTGTTTTGATCCATCTCTACGATAAATGGATTATTACTGACCCAAATTTTAGTTCCCATATCGGCATTATCATGAAAAGATTTATTGAACCTGGAATTGATTTAAAAAGTCTACAAAAAATGGATGTGATTCTTATTTCGCACAATCATTTCGATCATTTAGACCAACCTTCTTTGCATAAACTTAAAGGCTCTAAACACCTATTTGCTCCTGAAGGAGGGATTACTTACATTCCCGAAAATTTATTTGAAAATGTCCATGCAGTAAATAATATGAAGTCGTTTGAAATAGATGGAATGAAAATCACAGCCGTACCTGCAAAACATTTTGGTGGTAGGTGGTTAATAGATAATCTTTGGGACGGAGAACCTTACACTGGTTATATAATTGAATACAAAGATGTTACAGTTTTTTTTGGGGGAGATACAGGGTATGACGATTCCATTTTTAAATTATTAGGGAAAGCGTTTACTGTGGATATTGCGTTAATACCAGTTGGTCCGACTAGCTGGATAACTAGTCGCGGAATGGGGAGTGGTGTTCATGTAAATCCGGTCGGAGCTGTTCAAATTTTCAAAGATTTAAATGCAAAGTATATGATTCCTATTCATCACAGTACTTTTTACAGAAGAGGTGGAGACGAAATGGATAGAATAAAAAATGCAATTGAAAAATCGAATCAAAAAGACAGTATAAAATTACTCCGAATTGGAGAAAAAATTGAATTCAAAAAAGAAAACAAAATATTCCAAGAAATCATAAAACTTGAATCAATAGACTAA